One window of the Chitinophaga niabensis genome contains the following:
- a CDS encoding M16 family metallopeptidase, translating to MIHFNRFTLDNGLRVIVHEDNTTPMAVVNVLYDVGARDENPQQTGFAHLFEHLMFGGSVNIPEYDEPLQMAGGENNAFTTNDLTNYYIELPAENLETAFWLESDRMLSLAFSEKSLEVQRKVVTEEFKEHYINKPYGDVGHKLRALSYTSHPYRWQTIGKELSHIENAQLEDVKNFFFRHYRPVNAILVVAGKVTTEQVKALAEKWFGDIPSGEKYVRSLPVEPPQQTANFLEVKAKVPLDALYKAYHIYPRNDQRYYAADLISDILSGGGSSRLHQVLVKEKKLFSNIDCYHFGSIDAGLLCIEGKLVKGVKMKDAEKGVQEELEKLQQNIIPERELQKVKNRVESMLAFEDMGLLSRANNLAFYELLGDAAFMNKEFENYERVTKEDIHREAKIIFDEKNSNTIHYYAGN from the coding sequence ATGATCCATTTTAATAGATTCACTTTAGATAACGGGCTGCGTGTGATTGTTCATGAAGATAATACAACCCCTATGGCTGTTGTAAATGTGCTGTATGATGTGGGCGCCCGTGATGAAAATCCTCAACAGACCGGCTTTGCGCATTTATTTGAACACCTGATGTTTGGCGGTTCCGTGAACATCCCGGAGTATGACGAACCCCTGCAAATGGCAGGCGGGGAAAACAACGCTTTCACCACTAACGACCTTACCAATTACTACATAGAATTACCTGCCGAAAACCTGGAAACAGCCTTCTGGCTGGAAAGCGACCGGATGTTGTCCCTCGCCTTTTCAGAAAAGAGCCTGGAAGTACAGCGGAAAGTGGTAACCGAAGAATTCAAGGAGCATTACATCAACAAACCTTACGGAGATGTGGGCCATAAGCTGAGGGCATTGTCCTACACCAGCCATCCTTACCGCTGGCAAACCATCGGAAAGGAATTGTCCCATATTGAAAATGCCCAGCTGGAAGATGTAAAGAACTTCTTTTTCCGTCATTACCGCCCCGTTAATGCCATCCTGGTTGTGGCCGGCAAAGTGACCACAGAACAGGTGAAAGCCCTGGCGGAGAAATGGTTCGGGGATATCCCTTCCGGAGAAAAGTATGTACGCAGCCTTCCCGTGGAACCTCCGCAGCAAACGGCTAACTTCCTGGAAGTAAAAGCAAAAGTGCCATTAGACGCACTGTATAAAGCCTATCATATTTACCCGCGGAACGATCAGCGTTATTATGCAGCAGACCTTATTTCAGACATCCTCAGCGGTGGCGGCTCTTCCCGTTTGCACCAGGTATTGGTGAAAGAGAAGAAACTTTTCAGCAACATCGATTGTTATCATTTTGGCAGCATAGACGCTGGTTTACTTTGCATAGAAGGCAAACTGGTAAAAGGGGTTAAAATGAAGGATGCAGAAAAAGGTGTACAGGAAGAACTGGAAAAACTGCAACAGAACATCATCCCGGAAAGAGAATTGCAGAAAGTGAAAAACCGCGTGGAAAGCATGCTGGCTTTTGAAGACATGGGTTTATTAAGCCGCGCTAACAACCTCGCCTTTTATGAACTCTTAGGCGATGCAGCTTTCATGAACAAAGAATTCGAAAACTACGAACGCGTAACAAAAGAAGACATCCACAGAGAAGCAAAGATCATCTTTGACGAAAAGAACTCCAACACCATTCACTATTACGCAGGAAACTAA
- a CDS encoding aspartyl protease family protein: protein MRIHNLFHVFVLCLSICNVGVRAQEKENAPSVEPEARLITRFPFKQYYGGVVVISAQLNDYKDTLQFLLDTGSAGISLDTATCIALGVKLTPSDKIVRGLGASKNISFALDNTLHLPGLDVDSLDFHVNDYELISQVYGIQIDGIMGYSILSRYVVQIDYDKEEILIYTQGKFKYPRGGYLMKPNLTFIPVVNSPLRSGKRNVNHRYYFDTGAGMCLLLSTQFVKDSSLLVKRKVKVIPTEAQGLGGKMQMYITTMNEFRIGNYTFRNVPTYLFDDVTNITSYPSLAGMIGNDLLRRFNLTLNYARKEIHLMPNTHFRDQFDYSYTGLIIYLIDNRIEVTDVIRNSPAEKAGFKRGDFVLAVNNNFTTNLQIYRDLLKNIGTRPTLLIMRDGELMLKKLPIRSIL, encoded by the coding sequence ATGCGAATCCATAACCTGTTTCACGTTTTTGTTCTCTGCCTGTCGATCTGTAACGTTGGAGTCCGTGCCCAGGAAAAAGAAAATGCACCATCTGTCGAGCCTGAAGCCAGGCTGATCACTCGTTTCCCTTTTAAACAGTATTACGGAGGTGTAGTTGTGATTTCCGCACAGCTGAACGACTACAAGGACACCCTGCAGTTCCTCCTGGATACCGGCAGCGCCGGGATTTCCCTGGATACCGCAACCTGTATAGCCCTGGGCGTAAAGCTCACCCCTTCCGATAAGATCGTCCGCGGGTTGGGAGCCAGCAAAAACATCTCCTTTGCGCTGGATAATACCCTCCATCTGCCAGGCCTGGATGTGGATAGCCTGGATTTTCATGTGAATGACTATGAACTGATCAGCCAGGTATACGGCATCCAGATAGATGGGATCATGGGCTACAGCATATTGAGCAGGTATGTGGTGCAGATCGATTACGACAAAGAAGAGATCCTGATCTATACCCAGGGAAAGTTTAAATACCCCCGTGGTGGTTACCTCATGAAGCCCAATCTTACTTTCATTCCCGTAGTAAATTCCCCCCTCCGCAGCGGAAAACGAAATGTTAATCACCGGTACTATTTTGATACCGGCGCCGGGATGTGTTTACTGCTCAGCACCCAGTTTGTGAAAGACAGCAGCCTGCTGGTGAAACGCAAAGTCAAAGTGATCCCCACGGAAGCACAGGGCCTGGGAGGTAAAATGCAGATGTACATCACTACCATGAACGAATTCAGAATAGGCAACTACACCTTCCGGAATGTACCAACCTATCTGTTTGACGATGTTACCAATATCACTTCCTATCCTTCCCTGGCCGGGATGATCGGGAACGACCTGCTCAGGCGTTTTAATCTCACCCTCAATTACGCTCGCAAGGAAATTCACCTCATGCCCAATACTCACTTCAGGGACCAGTTCGACTATTCCTATACCGGCCTGATCATCTACCTGATAGACAACCGTATTGAGGTTACAGACGTGATCAGGAACTCCCCGGCAGAAAAAGCCGGCTTTAAAAGAGGGGATTTTGTACTGGCCGTGAACAACAATTTCACCACCAACCTCCAGATCTACAGGGACCTCCTGAAGAACATCGGCACCCGCCCAACCCTGCTCATTATGCGGGACGGGGAACTGATGCTGAAAAAGCTGCCCATCCGCAGCATATTGTAG
- the mqnC gene encoding cyclic dehypoxanthinyl futalosine synthase, producing MQLQDLYKRAQQFEFLTAEEGVYMFEHAPLAELMEIANELRKQQVPHGKVTWQIDRNVNTTNVCTANCKFCNFYRIPGHKDAYITEIDEYKRKIEETVKYGGDQLLLQGGHHPELGLSFYTNLFRELKRLYPDVRLHTLGPPEVAHITKLEKSTHIEVLKALQEAGMDSLPGAGAEILNDRVRRLISKGKCGAQEWLDVMRAAHKLNIASSGTMMFGHVETVLERFEHLVAIRQVQSEKPEGHYGFTAFIPWTFQDVDTLLSRIRGVHNMTTSEEYIRMIAMSRIMLPNIKNIQASWLTVGKSVAQLCLHAGANDFGSIMIEENVVSAAGAPHRFTYKSIQDAIREAGFEPQLRTQLYQFREIPQQIEEQVINY from the coding sequence ATGCAATTACAGGATTTATACAAAAGGGCGCAACAGTTTGAGTTTCTAACGGCAGAGGAAGGGGTGTATATGTTCGAACACGCTCCCCTGGCGGAACTGATGGAGATCGCCAATGAATTAAGGAAGCAGCAGGTGCCTCATGGCAAGGTGACCTGGCAGATAGACCGGAACGTAAATACCACCAACGTTTGCACGGCTAATTGCAAGTTCTGCAATTTCTACCGCATACCCGGCCATAAGGATGCTTACATCACTGAAATAGACGAATATAAACGCAAAATTGAGGAAACCGTTAAGTATGGCGGAGACCAATTGCTTTTGCAGGGCGGCCACCATCCTGAACTGGGCCTCAGCTTTTATACCAACCTGTTCCGTGAGTTGAAACGCCTGTATCCTGATGTTCGTTTGCACACACTTGGCCCTCCCGAAGTAGCACATATCACCAAACTGGAAAAAAGCACCCACATTGAAGTGCTGAAAGCTTTGCAGGAAGCGGGTATGGACAGCCTTCCCGGAGCCGGAGCAGAGATCCTGAACGATCGTGTGCGCCGCCTCATTTCCAAAGGAAAATGCGGTGCGCAGGAATGGCTGGATGTAATGCGTGCAGCGCATAAACTCAATATTGCTTCTTCAGGCACCATGATGTTCGGGCATGTGGAAACTGTGCTGGAACGTTTTGAACACCTGGTGGCTATCCGCCAGGTACAAAGCGAAAAACCGGAAGGGCATTATGGTTTCACAGCTTTTATTCCCTGGACCTTCCAGGATGTGGATACCCTGCTCTCCAGGATCCGTGGCGTGCATAATATGACCACTTCAGAAGAATATATCCGCATGATCGCTATGAGCCGCATCATGTTGCCCAATATCAAAAACATACAGGCTTCCTGGCTTACGGTAGGTAAATCTGTAGCACAATTATGCCTGCATGCAGGTGCCAATGACTTTGGTTCTATTATGATCGAAGAAAATGTGGTATCAGCAGCCGGTGCCCCTCACCGCTTTACTTATAAAAGCATACAGGATGCCATCCGGGAAGCAGGTTTTGAACCACAGCTCCGCACACAACTTTATCAGTTCCGGGAGATCCCGCAGCAGATAGAAGAACAGGTGATCAATTACTAA
- a CDS encoding GNAT family N-acetyltransferase: MLELPVNDTTLLRQLQPEHAPDLFFAVNTSRKQLRKYLPWVDYNTTEEHSLRFIELMLRKANEQDAIAFGIWHGGRLCGVLDLHDWDHPLQKAEIGYWLMESFQGKGIVTNSCRSLISYAFAALRLNKVEIRFVLQNEKSAQIPIKLGFSKEGILRQSAKLHGHYVDMVVMGMLRRDWKY; this comes from the coding sequence ATGCTGGAACTACCTGTAAACGATACCACCCTGTTAAGACAATTACAGCCTGAACACGCTCCTGACTTGTTTTTTGCGGTTAATACATCCCGTAAACAGTTGCGTAAATATCTGCCCTGGGTGGATTATAATACAACAGAAGAACATTCTCTCCGCTTCATTGAACTCATGTTGCGCAAAGCAAATGAGCAGGATGCAATTGCCTTTGGAATATGGCATGGTGGCCGGCTTTGCGGGGTTCTTGACTTGCACGACTGGGACCATCCGCTGCAAAAAGCAGAGATCGGTTATTGGCTCATGGAATCATTCCAGGGAAAAGGAATTGTTACTAATAGTTGCAGAAGCCTTATCAGCTATGCGTTTGCGGCACTCCGGCTGAATAAGGTAGAGATCCGTTTTGTGTTGCAGAACGAGAAAAGCGCCCAGATCCCCATCAAACTGGGCTTTTCCAAAGAAGGTATATTACGCCAGAGCGCCAAGCTCCACGGCCATTACGTGGATATGGTAGTGATGGGGATGCTGCGCCGTGACTGGAAATATTAA
- a CDS encoding hydroxypyruvate isomerase family protein — protein sequence MADNHSRRDAIKKVATMALAGTALSSLTNRVSAHEQAMDAKLKGKVNHSVCRWCYNGIPLDELCKASKEIGIASIDLASPEDFATLKKYDLTCAMVASNGKEWGITKGWNRPEHHDKLVTYFEHLIDETANAGFTNLICFSGNRGGMSDQQGLENCATGLKKIMGYAEKKKVTLVMELLNSKVNHPDYQCDRTAWGVELCKAIGSEHFKLLYDIYHMQIMEGDVIRTIRENQQYIAHYHTGGVPGRNEIDKTQELFYPAIMQAVVDTGFKGFVAQEFIPKREDKLASLKDAILICDV from the coding sequence ATGGCAGACAATCACTCCCGCAGAGATGCGATCAAAAAAGTAGCAACTATGGCTTTAGCAGGCACAGCGCTTTCTTCCCTGACAAACCGCGTATCCGCGCATGAGCAGGCAATGGACGCAAAACTCAAAGGAAAAGTAAACCACTCCGTTTGCAGATGGTGCTATAATGGTATCCCGCTGGACGAGCTCTGCAAGGCATCCAAAGAAATAGGCATCGCATCTATCGACCTGGCCAGCCCGGAAGACTTTGCTACCCTTAAGAAATACGACCTCACCTGCGCCATGGTAGCATCCAATGGTAAAGAATGGGGTATCACCAAAGGCTGGAACCGCCCGGAGCATCACGATAAGCTGGTGACCTATTTTGAACACCTGATCGATGAAACCGCCAACGCCGGATTCACCAACCTCATCTGCTTTTCCGGAAACCGCGGCGGCATGAGTGATCAGCAGGGACTGGAAAACTGCGCCACCGGCCTGAAGAAGATCATGGGGTATGCAGAAAAGAAAAAGGTGACGCTGGTGATGGAATTGCTCAACAGTAAAGTGAACCACCCGGATTATCAATGCGACCGTACCGCATGGGGTGTGGAACTTTGCAAAGCCATCGGCTCCGAGCATTTCAAACTTTTATATGACATCTATCACATGCAGATCATGGAAGGAGACGTGATCCGCACCATCCGCGAAAACCAGCAATACATTGCGCATTACCATACTGGCGGAGTTCCCGGCCGGAATGAAATAGATAAAACACAGGAGCTGTTTTATCCCGCTATTATGCAGGCGGTGGTAGACACTGGTTTTAAAGGATTCGTAGCACAGGAGTTCATTCCTAAACGGGAAGATAAACTGGCATCCCTTAAAGATGCTATCCTGATCTGTGATGTTTAA
- a CDS encoding TonB-dependent receptor has product MKQRVLLTVVLVIAILTIARAQTQNKLQITGRLIDYTNKEPLPNAAVALLEVKDSVIAATVVADAKGLFSITGTKPGNYVLVVSYMGYQQLTRNLQVQDTSRLIALGTLTLKRKGLNLNEVEIVDVKPPITIKEDTVEYNAGSFKTRENALLEELLKKLPGIQVEKDGTIKANGETVKKVLVDGKPFFGDDPKMATRNLPADIVDKIQLIDRKSEQAQFTGIADGEIEKTLNFTIKPDRKKGVFGRATAGYGSDERFSLNASMNRFRQTQQLSIMGGGNNTNNTGFSFSDGFNFGGGAKGGGGAANTGLNRNWNGGINYSDNLAKGLRISGSYFMSDMQRDNERRSERENRHKPDSFSYVNSNSTSLSNNSNHRVNARIEYDIDSFHSLIVTPNISYSSGDNFSESRNTTLNNNKDTVNNGRTINKTTASSPNVNGTALFRKKFDKKGRTFSTNLTFGANSNERESINQSQTSYLQRNGSFRNDTIDQKVMQDNSSKTLGVRMSYTEPVFIDRFLELNYGYSYNANSSNRTTYDKGKDDYDLLNDSLTNAFNNVYSNHQAGISIMTQKLRYNYTLGMNVQFNNLSSENISKDSTLRQHTVNISPLAQMNYNFSKNRRMRIAYRGQTQQPTLEQLQPVPDNSNPLFVKLGNPDLKPSFNNNLSVNYNNFDPVSMRSFFASLTGTFTLNRIVNNTAINDQGIQTSRPVNVNGNYNVNAYMVNGFSLNKQQKTTINTNTYAGLTRDVSFLNNQKNFTQTLNITQAVSFNYMYKEVFDLAAGGNVNYNRARFSNNKANNTNYFNYGLSLDFNVNLPGGIIIGGDVDYTANTGRTEGYNLQYTLANGFISKTLFKAKQGLIKFQVFDLFNQNVSVNRTVMDNYTEDSETKVLQRYFMVSFSYFLNRFGGKAPKGQRGDRMMEAPRNMRF; this is encoded by the coding sequence ATGAAACAACGCGTTTTACTGACCGTGGTGTTGGTTATTGCTATCTTAACCATTGCCCGGGCACAGACACAGAACAAACTCCAGATCACCGGCCGCCTGATTGATTACACCAATAAAGAACCATTGCCCAATGCGGCAGTAGCTTTACTGGAAGTAAAAGATTCCGTAATAGCTGCTACGGTAGTGGCAGATGCAAAAGGACTCTTTAGTATTACCGGCACAAAACCCGGCAACTATGTGCTTGTTGTTTCATACATGGGATACCAGCAACTGACGCGCAATTTACAGGTACAGGATACCTCCCGCCTCATTGCGTTGGGAACATTAACCCTAAAAAGGAAAGGACTTAACCTGAACGAAGTGGAGATCGTAGATGTAAAACCTCCGATCACCATTAAAGAAGATACAGTGGAATACAATGCGGGCTCTTTTAAGACAAGAGAAAACGCCCTGCTGGAAGAACTGCTCAAAAAACTCCCCGGCATACAGGTGGAAAAAGACGGTACCATCAAAGCCAATGGAGAAACCGTAAAAAAGGTATTGGTAGATGGTAAACCTTTCTTTGGGGATGATCCCAAAATGGCCACCCGCAACCTGCCTGCAGACATTGTAGATAAGATCCAGCTCATAGACCGGAAAAGCGAACAGGCGCAGTTTACCGGTATCGCCGATGGAGAAATAGAGAAAACACTCAACTTCACCATTAAGCCAGACCGTAAAAAAGGCGTGTTTGGAAGAGCAACTGCAGGATATGGAAGTGATGAACGTTTTTCCCTTAACGCCAGCATGAACCGCTTCCGGCAAACACAGCAGCTTTCCATTATGGGAGGAGGGAACAATACCAACAATACCGGCTTCTCTTTTTCAGATGGTTTTAATTTTGGCGGCGGAGCAAAAGGTGGTGGCGGAGCTGCCAATACAGGGCTTAACAGGAACTGGAATGGCGGCATCAATTACAGCGATAACCTCGCTAAAGGATTACGCATCAGCGGCAGTTATTTTATGAGTGATATGCAGCGGGATAATGAAAGAAGAAGTGAACGGGAGAATCGCCATAAACCGGATTCTTTTTCCTACGTGAACTCCAACAGCACCTCTCTTAGTAATAACAGCAACCACCGGGTGAATGCACGCATTGAATATGATATCGATTCTTTTCATTCCCTGATTGTTACCCCCAACATCAGTTACAGTTCAGGAGATAACTTTTCTGAAAGCAGGAACACTACCCTCAATAACAACAAGGATACTGTCAATAATGGGCGTACGATAAATAAAACCACGGCCAGTTCTCCCAACGTAAACGGTACCGCCCTATTCCGGAAAAAGTTCGATAAGAAAGGCCGCACATTCAGCACCAACCTGACCTTTGGCGCTAACAGCAACGAACGGGAATCCATCAACCAGTCGCAGACATCTTACCTGCAACGTAATGGCTCCTTCCGGAACGACACCATAGATCAGAAAGTGATGCAGGATAACAGCAGCAAAACATTAGGTGTGAGAATGAGTTATACGGAGCCGGTGTTCATAGACCGCTTCCTGGAATTGAATTACGGCTATAGCTATAATGCCAATTCATCCAACCGTACTACCTACGATAAAGGGAAAGATGACTATGACCTGCTGAACGACAGTCTTACCAATGCTTTCAACAATGTGTACAGTAATCACCAGGCCGGTATCAGCATCATGACACAGAAACTGCGGTACAATTATACATTGGGTATGAACGTTCAGTTCAACAACCTCAGCAGCGAGAACATCTCAAAGGATAGCACCTTGCGGCAGCACACCGTGAACATCTCTCCACTTGCGCAAATGAACTATAACTTTTCAAAAAACCGCCGGATGCGTATTGCCTACCGCGGGCAAACACAACAGCCTACCCTGGAACAATTGCAACCGGTGCCCGATAATTCCAATCCCCTGTTTGTGAAGTTGGGGAACCCTGATCTGAAGCCTTCCTTCAATAACAACCTCAGTGTAAACTATAATAACTTTGATCCTGTAAGTATGCGCAGTTTTTTTGCCTCCCTTACCGGAACATTTACCTTGAACAGGATTGTGAACAACACGGCTATCAATGACCAGGGCATACAGACCAGCCGCCCCGTGAACGTAAATGGCAACTACAATGTAAATGCCTATATGGTGAATGGTTTCTCCCTCAACAAGCAGCAGAAAACAACCATCAATACCAATACTTATGCGGGCCTCACACGCGATGTGAGTTTCCTCAATAACCAGAAGAATTTTACACAAACCCTGAATATTACCCAAGCGGTTAGCTTCAACTATATGTATAAGGAAGTGTTCGATCTGGCAGCTGGCGGCAATGTGAATTATAACAGGGCGCGCTTCAGTAACAATAAGGCCAACAACACCAATTATTTCAATTATGGCCTTTCCCTGGACTTTAACGTGAACCTGCCGGGAGGGATTATCATTGGAGGGGATGTGGATTATACCGCCAATACAGGAAGAACGGAAGGATATAACCTGCAATACACCCTTGCGAACGGCTTTATTTCCAAAACACTGTTTAAAGCCAAACAGGGCCTGATCAAATTCCAGGTGTTTGACCTGTTCAATCAGAACGTAAGCGTGAACCGTACCGTGATGGATAACTACACAGAGGATTCCGAAACAAAGGTTTTGCAGCGTTATTTTATGGTGAGTTTTTCCTACTTCCTGAACCGTTTCGGAGGGAAAGCGCCCAAGGGGCAAAGAGGGGACAGGATGATGGAAGCACCGCGGAATATGAGGTTCTGA
- a CDS encoding GLPGLI family protein, producing MKTIIAALLILAFSSTQAQQKTSGIIEYEVTSRMDLSQARIVMMGPGGQVTQGSAADMAVDVPDLITTKQTLTFSSTKGKLEAEGGGGPQMLSFQRAMPAGGAVAGRTQTIDVAGNSSGNASFSAGPGGPGGPGMSLRPPLSNSTYIDLANKKYLTVTTEKKDSVTSNSWYAEEDYKNSAEIKTSNKTKTIAGFKCQRGTVKLGEENFVFWYTTEIPLLFSPVNGVLPAEGVVLSIESSKRSYVAKKVEFKPIEDTEVSLPANAQKVTEEELKAKRRQIMEKFHNDRLEKLQLNN from the coding sequence ATGAAAACGATCATCGCCGCTTTATTAATCCTGGCCTTTTCCAGCACACAGGCCCAGCAAAAAACCTCAGGTATAATCGAATATGAAGTAACCTCACGCATGGACCTCTCACAGGCCCGTATTGTAATGATGGGCCCGGGTGGCCAGGTTACACAGGGAAGTGCAGCAGATATGGCTGTGGACGTGCCGGATCTGATCACCACCAAACAAACCCTCACTTTTTCCAGCACCAAAGGAAAACTGGAAGCAGAAGGTGGTGGCGGGCCCCAGATGCTGAGTTTTCAGAGAGCGATGCCGGCTGGCGGAGCTGTGGCAGGAAGAACACAGACAATTGATGTGGCTGGTAACAGTAGCGGCAATGCAAGCTTTTCTGCAGGCCCCGGCGGCCCTGGTGGCCCCGGAATGTCACTGCGCCCCCCTCTCAGTAACAGTACGTATATTGATCTGGCAAACAAAAAGTATTTAACCGTTACCACAGAGAAAAAGGACAGTGTTACCAGTAACAGTTGGTATGCCGAAGAGGATTACAAGAACTCCGCAGAGATTAAAACCAGCAATAAAACAAAAACCATTGCAGGATTTAAATGCCAGCGCGGTACTGTAAAACTCGGTGAAGAGAACTTCGTTTTCTGGTATACAACAGAGATCCCGCTTTTATTCTCCCCGGTAAATGGTGTATTACCCGCAGAAGGAGTTGTGTTATCCATTGAAAGCAGCAAACGCTCCTACGTTGCAAAAAAGGTAGAGTTTAAACCCATAGAAGATACGGAGGTGAGCCTTCCTGCCAATGCGCAGAAAGTAACGGAAGAAGAACTGAAAGCTAAAAGACGCCAGATCATGGAGAAGTTCCATAACGACAGACTGGAAAAACTCCAACTCAATAACTAA
- a CDS encoding sensor histidine kinase, whose protein sequence is MRNRIRNILILMSTCILGIFAFQAYWLYNSYKLRLEEFNKDINDALRTAVYNKQFIDAGRFIGRRYPAMNASFALRGKPAVFMKDSVFLRKARPMSGLRIMTDSMRGTVVGKTMPVGGEAVFMEAEPYNDSIAPRHFQRVIHSTNATTLNIQIRDRDTAYRFYADSLSRQISDMLILNKIYKERFSAKKVDSVYKEELRSRGITVSYKLDTFRVEEDSFQKDTIIFLSEPVNLLQTAKIPFNPFSDILVQASFSNPVQRILGQMIGPLLSTAILLLLTVLCFIYMLRTILKQKKLSEVKNDFINNMTHELKTPIATVSAAVEAMQNFNALNDQQKTQKYLSISRQELTRLSDLVEKVLHIAAEEKDDFELYREETDLNDLISHIITNHRLKANKKVDFTYTILSDAMVKVDKTHLSNALNNLVDNAIKYSGEPAEITIHVSRLQDRLKIVVKDNGIGIPHNYQDSIFEKFFRVPTGNLHNVKGFGLGLSYVKKIVEKHGGFIRVKSEPDRGSEFLLEIPEI, encoded by the coding sequence ATGCGCAACAGAATCCGCAACATATTGATCCTGATGAGTACCTGTATACTGGGTATTTTCGCTTTCCAGGCTTACTGGTTATACAACTCTTATAAGCTTCGGCTGGAGGAGTTCAATAAGGATATTAATGATGCACTGCGCACTGCGGTGTACAATAAACAATTTATAGATGCCGGGCGCTTTATCGGACGGCGGTATCCTGCCATGAATGCCAGTTTTGCCTTAAGAGGAAAACCCGCGGTTTTTATGAAAGATTCTGTGTTCCTGAGAAAGGCGAGGCCAATGAGCGGCTTAAGGATTATGACTGATTCCATGCGGGGGACTGTTGTAGGAAAAACAATGCCTGTTGGCGGCGAGGCCGTTTTTATGGAGGCCGAACCTTATAATGACAGTATTGCGCCGCGGCATTTTCAAAGGGTGATACATTCCACCAATGCCACCACACTAAACATTCAGATCAGGGACCGGGACACGGCATATCGTTTCTATGCAGATTCGCTCTCCCGGCAGATCTCGGATATGCTGATCCTGAATAAGATCTACAAAGAAAGGTTCTCTGCAAAGAAAGTAGACTCTGTTTACAAAGAGGAATTGCGCAGCCGTGGTATCACTGTATCTTATAAACTGGATACCTTCCGTGTAGAAGAAGATTCGTTCCAAAAGGATACGATCATCTTCCTGTCAGAACCTGTTAATTTACTGCAGACCGCTAAGATCCCTTTCAATCCTTTCAGCGATATTCTTGTACAGGCTTCCTTCAGTAATCCTGTGCAAAGGATCCTGGGCCAGATGATAGGCCCGCTTCTCAGCACAGCTATCCTGTTACTGCTCACGGTGCTTTGCTTCATCTACATGCTCCGTACCATCCTCAAACAGAAAAAACTCTCTGAAGTAAAAAACGACTTCATCAACAATATGACGCATGAGCTGAAAACACCCATCGCTACAGTATCCGCAGCGGTAGAAGCCATGCAGAACTTCAATGCCCTGAATGATCAGCAGAAAACACAAAAGTACTTAAGCATCTCGCGGCAGGAGTTAACACGCCTGAGTGATCTCGTGGAAAAAGTATTACACATTGCGGCGGAAGAAAAAGATGATTTTGAACTGTACCGGGAGGAAACAGACCTGAACGACCTGATCAGCCACATCATTACCAATCATCGCCTGAAAGCCAATAAGAAGGTGGATTTCACTTATACCATCCTTTCGGATGCCATGGTAAAAGTAGATAAAACGCATTTGTCCAATGCCCTGAATAACCTGGTGGACAATGCGATCAAGTATTCCGGTGAGCCGGCGGAGATCACTATCCATGTGAGCCGCCTGCAGGACAGGCTGAAGATTGTGGTGAAGGATAATGGCATTGGCATCCCGCATAATTACCAGGACAGTATCTTTGAAAAGTTCTTCCGGGTGCCTACGGGCAACCTGCATAATGTAAAAGGATTCGGGCTTGGGCTGAGCTATGTAAAAAAGATCGTAGAGAAACACGGCGGTTTTATCCGCGTGAAAAGTGAACCGGACAGAGGAAGCGAGTTCCTGCTGGAAATCCCTGAAATTTAA